From one Burkholderiales bacterium genomic stretch:
- a CDS encoding pteridine reductase encodes MQGKVVLITGGARRVGAAICRYMHAHGASIMVHYRTSAKEARALQAELNLQRADSVALVQADLLNLPMLPNLVGDTVKHFGKLDVVINNASSFFPTAVGEINNKAWDDLIGTNLKAPLFLLQAAAAQLKKNHGCIVNIVDIHAERPMKNYVVYSTAKAGLVNLTRSLARELAPEVRVNGVAPGAIIWPEDEAWSDELSRQRIINSTLLKRVGEPEDIAKAVYFLIADAPYITGQIIAVDGGRSINI; translated from the coding sequence GTGCAAGGCAAAGTCGTCCTGATCACCGGGGGAGCAAGGCGGGTGGGGGCAGCAATTTGCCGATACATGCACGCGCACGGCGCCAGCATCATGGTGCACTATCGCACTTCGGCAAAGGAAGCCCGCGCCCTGCAAGCGGAACTCAATCTTCAGCGCGCTGATTCGGTGGCGCTGGTCCAAGCAGATCTTCTAAATTTACCAATGCTTCCAAACTTGGTAGGCGATACCGTGAAACATTTTGGAAAACTGGACGTAGTAATCAATAACGCTTCCAGTTTTTTCCCCACGGCGGTAGGTGAAATCAATAACAAGGCCTGGGATGATCTTATCGGCACTAACCTGAAAGCGCCGCTGTTCCTGCTGCAGGCGGCGGCGGCGCAACTGAAAAAGAATCACGGCTGCATTGTCAACATTGTGGATATCCACGCAGAGCGGCCGATGAAAAATTACGTGGTGTACAGTACCGCGAAGGCCGGTCTGGTAAACCTGACACGTTCTCTGGCGCGCGAGCTCGCCCCTGAAGTTCGGGTAAACGGAGTGGCGCCGGGCGCAATCATCTGGCCTGAGGATGAAGCATGGTCTGACGAATTATCGCGCCAGCGCATTATCAACTCCACGCTTTTAAAGCGGGTCGGGGAACCAGAAGACATCGCGAAGGCGGTCTATTTCCTGATTGCCGACGCGCCTTACATCACCGGACAAATCATTGCTGTCGACGGCGGCAGGAGTATCAATATATGA
- the metF gene encoding methylenetetrahydrofolate reductase [NAD(P)H] → MFSFEFFPPQTPQGVEKLRATRKQLAQLKPEFFSVTFGAGGSTRDRTLETVLEIQREGLNAAPHISCISSARQTIRSVLDQYRAIGIKRIVALRGDLPSGMASTGEFRYANELVEFIRKEYGNAFHIEVACYPEFHPQARSAQEDIRNFKRKIEAGADSAITQYFFNADSYYAFVDACEASGLNIPIVPGIMPINKFAQLARFSDNCGAEIPRWIRKKLEGFGDDTASIRAFGLDIVTQLCDHLLSAGAPGLHFYTLNQAGLTTTIWQRLGL, encoded by the coding sequence ATGTTTAGTTTCGAATTTTTTCCACCACAGACGCCGCAAGGAGTGGAAAAACTGCGCGCAACCCGCAAGCAGCTCGCGCAGCTTAAGCCGGAATTCTTTTCGGTAACCTTCGGTGCTGGAGGCTCAACCCGCGACCGCACGCTGGAGACGGTGCTGGAAATCCAGCGCGAGGGCTTAAATGCGGCACCGCATATCTCATGCATCAGTTCTGCGCGGCAAACGATCCGCTCGGTCCTTGACCAGTACCGCGCCATCGGAATCAAGCGCATCGTCGCGTTGCGCGGTGACCTGCCTTCCGGCATGGCGTCGACTGGGGAATTCCGCTACGCCAACGAATTGGTGGAATTCATCCGCAAGGAATACGGGAATGCGTTCCACATCGAAGTAGCCTGCTATCCTGAATTCCACCCCCAGGCGCGCTCTGCCCAGGAAGACATCCGAAATTTCAAACGCAAGATTGAAGCAGGAGCCGATTCCGCAATCACCCAGTATTTTTTTAATGCGGACAGCTACTATGCATTTGTCGACGCATGCGAAGCTTCGGGACTCAATATTCCGATTGTCCCCGGCATCATGCCTATTAACAAGTTCGCTCAGCTTGCGCGCTTTTCGGATAACTGCGGCGCGGAAATTCCGCGCTGGATTCGCAAGAAGCTGGAAGGTTTTGGCGACGATACCGCTTCCATCCGCGCCTTCGGTCTCGATATTGTCACTCAACTCTGCGACCATCTGCTCTCCGCCGGTGCGCCAGGCCTGCACTTCTATACGCTGAACCAGGCCGGTCTTACCACCACAATCTGGCAGCGTCTGGGTTTGTAA
- a CDS encoding ATP-binding protein has product MHAEPIKPPRSLLSLAGQAIADYAMIRPGDRVLLGLSGGKDSLSLLHVLLNLKNKSPVKFDLAAATVDPQSPEYHPEPLKALMKKLGVTYFYESYPVLELAKLKMGNDSFCAFCSRMRRGMLYGAARREGYNVLALAQHLDDLAETFMMSAMFGGKLRTMRAHYVNEDGDVRVIRPFIYVRERQTAAFAKSAGLPVIAENCPACFAMPMQRWQMKQRLAQFEAANSKIFANLLTAMRPLLTATRADD; this is encoded by the coding sequence ATGCATGCTGAACCGATCAAACCACCGCGCTCCTTGCTGAGTCTGGCCGGCCAAGCCATCGCCGACTACGCCATGATACGCCCGGGCGATCGCGTGTTACTCGGGCTTTCCGGTGGCAAGGACAGTTTGTCGCTGTTGCATGTATTACTTAATCTCAAGAACAAGTCGCCTGTGAAATTTGACCTGGCTGCCGCGACTGTGGATCCACAGTCGCCGGAATATCATCCGGAACCGCTCAAGGCCTTAATGAAGAAACTGGGGGTTACGTATTTTTATGAAAGTTATCCGGTACTGGAGCTTGCTAAACTAAAAATGGGCAACGATTCATTTTGCGCATTTTGCTCGCGCATGCGGCGCGGCATGCTGTACGGGGCGGCTCGACGCGAAGGCTATAACGTGCTGGCGCTGGCTCAACATCTGGATGACCTTGCCGAAACTTTCATGATGAGCGCGATGTTCGGGGGAAAGCTGCGCACCATGCGCGCGCATTATGTCAACGAAGATGGGGATGTCCGGGTGATTCGCCCTTTTATTTACGTGCGCGAGCGCCAGACGGCAGCGTTCGCCAAGAGTGCAGGTCTGCCGGTTATAGCCGAAAACTGCCCGGCGTGTTTTGCCATGCCCATGCAGCGCTGGCAAATGAAGCAGAGGTTGGCGCAGTTCGAGGCGGCCAACAGCAAAATATTCGCCAATTTGCTCACTGCCATGCGGCCGCTGCTCACGGCAACACGGGCGGATGACTAG
- a CDS encoding multifunctional CCA addition/repair protein: MKIYAVGGAVRDELLGLKVTDRDYVVVGATPREMLRLGFKPVGKDFPVFLHPRSHEEYALARTERKTARGYKGFKIHAAPDVTLEDDLARRDLTINAIAKDENGRTIDPYGGVKDLKAGVLRHVSPAFAEDPVRILRVARFAARFGFQVAGETLELMRKMVQNGEVDALIAERVWQELAKGLMETKPSRMFEVLRQSGALSKILPEIDHLFGVPQPAEYHPEIDTGVHIMLVVDYAASKNFSLPVRFAALVHDLGKGVTPRSKWPHHPGHEARSEELVEKLCRRIRVPAGCRDLALLAARHHGEARRARELRPATVIRLLQALDAFRKPKRFVEFLEACSCDFHGRPGFETKPFAQAEILQQALHAAQSVNAGAIAKRLRNPALIAAKVRAARIAAVKDQLQQAVGTAAKLEAIKAL; this comes from the coding sequence ATGAAAATTTATGCGGTCGGCGGCGCAGTACGCGACGAACTTTTGGGTCTCAAAGTAACGGATCGCGATTACGTGGTGGTCGGCGCTACGCCGCGGGAAATGCTGCGTTTGGGCTTCAAGCCGGTAGGCAAGGATTTCCCGGTGTTTCTCCACCCCAGAAGCCATGAGGAATACGCTCTGGCGCGCACCGAACGCAAGACGGCCCGAGGCTACAAAGGGTTCAAGATTCACGCCGCCCCTGATGTCACGCTGGAGGACGATTTGGCGCGGCGCGATCTCACCATCAACGCCATCGCCAAGGATGAAAATGGGCGGACCATTGATCCGTATGGCGGCGTGAAAGACCTCAAGGCCGGCGTTTTGCGACATGTGAGTCCGGCTTTTGCTGAAGACCCGGTGCGCATTTTGCGAGTAGCGCGATTCGCGGCGCGCTTTGGTTTTCAGGTCGCCGGGGAAACGCTCGAACTGATGCGTAAAATGGTGCAAAACGGCGAAGTCGACGCGTTGATTGCTGAGCGTGTGTGGCAGGAGCTGGCGAAAGGCTTGATGGAAACGAAGCCCTCGCGCATGTTTGAAGTGCTGAGACAAAGCGGCGCACTCAGCAAAATTCTCCCGGAAATAGACCATTTGTTCGGTGTACCACAGCCTGCCGAATACCATCCGGAAATTGACACCGGGGTGCATATCATGCTGGTTGTCGACTATGCCGCGTCGAAGAATTTTTCGCTGCCGGTGCGCTTTGCCGCGCTGGTACACGATCTTGGCAAGGGCGTGACGCCGCGCAGCAAATGGCCTCACCATCCCGGCCATGAGGCGCGAAGCGAGGAGTTGGTAGAAAAACTCTGCAGGCGCATCAGGGTTCCTGCCGGTTGCCGCGATTTGGCGCTTCTCGCTGCCCGGCATCATGGCGAGGCACGGCGTGCGCGCGAGCTCAGGCCCGCGACAGTCATCCGGTTGCTTCAGGCGCTGGATGCATTCCGCAAGCCGAAGCGATTTGTCGAATTTCTTGAGGCCTGCAGCTGCGATTTTCACGGCCGTCCGGGGTTTGAAACCAAGCCATTTGCGCAAGCTGAAATCCTGCAACAGGCTTTGCATGCGGCGCAAAGCGTGAATGCGGGCGCAATAGCCAAGCGGCTGCGCAACCCTGCGCTAATTGCCGCCAAAGTGCGCGCGGCGCGAATTGCAGCGGTCAAAGACCAGTTGCAACAGGCTGTCGGAACCGCTGCCAAACTTGAAGCAATTAAAGCGCTTTAA
- the ahcY gene encoding adenosylhomocysteinase, which translates to MSAVLDSGFTDYRVADLSLASWGRKEIAIAETEMPGLMTVREEFRAQQPLKNARIAGSLHMTIQTAVLIETLKILGAQVRWASCNIYSTQDHAAAAMAAAGTPVFAFKGESLDEYWEFTHRLFEWGDGGFPNMILDDGGDATLLVVLGAQAEKDPSVIAKPASDEERALFASIKKRLEAKPGWYGRALANIKGVTEETTTGVKRLYQMQKEGRLPFTAINVNDSVTKSKFDNLYGCRESLVDGIKRATDVMIAGKIALICGYGDVGKGCAQSLGGLGARVWITEIDPICALQAMMAGYSVVTMEDAADKADIFVTATGNFHVITHEHMKRMKHNAIVCNIGHFDSEIDIASLRQYKWENIKPQVDHVIFPDGKRLIVLAEGRLVNLGCATGHPSFVMSNSFTNQVMAQIELWQHGAKYERKVYVLPKHLDERVARLHLNKVGAKLTELTEQQARYIGVNKGGPFKPEHYRY; encoded by the coding sequence ATGAGCGCGGTACTTGATTCCGGATTCACCGATTACCGGGTTGCGGATCTTTCGCTGGCCTCGTGGGGCCGCAAGGAAATCGCAATTGCTGAAACCGAGATGCCTGGACTGATGACGGTGCGCGAGGAATTTCGCGCGCAGCAGCCGCTGAAAAACGCACGCATTGCAGGGTCTTTGCACATGACTATTCAGACTGCAGTGTTGATTGAGACGCTGAAAATCCTCGGTGCACAGGTGCGCTGGGCTTCATGTAACATCTATTCCACGCAGGATCACGCGGCGGCGGCGATGGCAGCCGCAGGCACGCCGGTGTTCGCTTTCAAAGGCGAATCGCTGGATGAATACTGGGAATTCACGCACCGGCTTTTTGAGTGGGGCGACGGTGGTTTTCCGAACATGATCTTGGATGACGGCGGCGATGCCACGCTGCTGGTCGTGCTAGGTGCGCAAGCGGAAAAAGATCCTTCAGTCATCGCCAAACCGGCGAGCGACGAAGAACGTGCCTTGTTTGCATCAATAAAAAAGCGGCTTGAAGCCAAGCCGGGCTGGTACGGTAGGGCTTTGGCGAATATCAAGGGTGTGACTGAAGAAACCACGACCGGCGTCAAGCGCCTATATCAGATGCAGAAGGAAGGACGCCTGCCTTTCACTGCAATCAATGTCAATGACTCGGTAACCAAATCCAAATTCGACAACCTGTACGGCTGCCGCGAATCGCTGGTGGATGGCATCAAACGTGCTACCGACGTTATGATCGCAGGCAAAATAGCGTTAATCTGCGGCTACGGCGACGTAGGCAAGGGTTGTGCGCAGTCACTCGGCGGCCTCGGGGCGAGAGTTTGGATTACCGAAATTGATCCTATTTGCGCGTTGCAAGCGATGATGGCGGGGTACAGCGTGGTGACGATGGAGGATGCAGCCGACAAGGCCGATATTTTCGTCACTGCCACCGGCAACTTCCATGTCATCACCCACGAGCATATGAAACGAATGAAACATAACGCAATCGTCTGCAACATCGGCCATTTTGATTCGGAAATTGACATTGCATCACTGCGCCAGTACAAGTGGGAAAACATCAAACCGCAGGTAGATCATGTTATTTTTCCGGACGGCAAGCGCCTCATCGTGCTCGCCGAGGGAAGACTTGTGAATTTGGGGTGCGCCACCGGGCATCCCAGCTTCGTAATGTCCAACTCCTTCACCAACCAAGTGATGGCCCAGATAGAGTTGTGGCAGCACGGTGCGAAGTACGAGAGAAAAGTTTACGTGCTGCCCAAGCATTTGGACGAGAGGGTAGCGCGGCTGCATTTAAATAAAGTCGGCGCCAAACTCACCGAACTTACCGAACAGCAGGCCAGATACATCGGTGTCAACAAGGGTGGTCCGTTCAAGCCCGAACATTATCGTTATTAA
- a CDS encoding SAM-dependent methyltransferase: protein MTSLPQPSAQLLEHSERVVHMMIKEIAASGGWISFARYMELALYAPGLGYYSAGAEKFGIAGDFVTAPDMSPLFAKCLSRQASQVLSLVAGDILELGAGTGKLACDLLRGLEEQNVAPENYLILEVSGELRSRQQALISTLPEKLARRVKWIDTLPQQFGGLILANEVFDALPVHVVAWRRQAIFERGVAYADGSFSWKERLLEHEELLDSASKLHLPEDYISEIHLAGRVLMHSLAALLEQGVILVVDYGFGAQEYYHPQRNRGTLMCHYRQRAHDDPFYLPGLQDITSHVNFSALVESAGNLRLLGYTTQAQFLVNCGITEILSKTAPVDAAYLPLASVAQKLLSPAEMGELFKALALGKGISQTLVGFTNGNKSRML, encoded by the coding sequence GTGACGTCATTGCCACAGCCCAGCGCGCAGCTATTGGAGCACAGCGAACGTGTGGTGCATATGATGATCAAGGAAATTGCAGCGAGCGGCGGCTGGATTTCCTTTGCCCGCTATATGGAGCTAGCGCTGTACGCTCCGGGGCTCGGCTATTACAGCGCAGGCGCGGAAAAATTTGGGATTGCAGGCGATTTTGTCACCGCCCCCGATATGTCCCCGCTGTTCGCCAAGTGCTTATCGAGACAAGCATCACAGGTGCTATCGCTTGTTGCGGGAGATATTTTGGAACTTGGAGCCGGAACGGGGAAACTTGCGTGCGACCTGCTGCGCGGGCTCGAAGAGCAGAACGTCGCTCCCGAGAATTACTTGATACTCGAGGTGAGCGGCGAACTGCGAAGCCGCCAGCAAGCGTTGATCAGTACGCTTCCTGAAAAGCTTGCGCGGCGCGTGAAATGGATCGACACATTGCCGCAGCAATTTGGCGGACTGATCCTGGCGAACGAGGTCTTCGACGCGCTTCCGGTGCATGTCGTAGCTTGGCGCAGGCAGGCCATTTTCGAGCGTGGCGTCGCTTATGCAGACGGAAGTTTCAGCTGGAAAGAACGCCTGCTCGAACATGAAGAATTGTTGGACTCCGCATCAAAGCTGCACCTGCCGGAGGACTATATCAGTGAAATTCACCTTGCCGGACGAGTTTTGATGCACAGTCTTGCAGCGCTCCTGGAGCAGGGCGTAATACTCGTAGTGGATTATGGATTCGGCGCGCAGGAGTATTATCACCCGCAACGCAACCGCGGCACCTTAATGTGCCATTACCGCCAGCGCGCACACGACGATCCGTTTTACCTGCCGGGACTGCAAGACATAACCTCCCATGTTAATTTCAGCGCATTGGTGGAGAGCGCCGGAAACTTGCGTCTGCTCGGATACACCACCCAGGCTCAGTTTCTGGTTAATTGCGGTATCACGGAAATTTTGAGTAAAACCGCGCCTGTCGATGCTGCCTACCTGCCTTTGGCATCGGTGGCCCAAAAGCTGCTCAGTCCGGCTGAAATGGGGGAGTTATTTAAAGCACTGGCTTTGGGCAAAGGCATTTCCCAAACTCTCGTCGGTTTTACCAATGGAAACAAAAGCCGCATGCTGTGA
- a CDS encoding complex I NDUFA9 subunit family protein: MQINKVCVIGGSGFVGGHIAHLLAAQGRRVRVPARNRERAKELIVLPTVDVVQANVHVDDELKQALTGMDAAINLVGILHEERNGDFKRVHVELPQRIARICASLGVKRMVHMSALKADPNGPSAYLRSKGEAEAALKQTTQGPQLSVFRPSVIFGREDNFLNLFAKLLKYFPVLFLGSPQARFQPVFVEDVARAIVFSLDRLETFGKSYDLCGPKVYTLRELVEYVAQVTGQRRRIIGLSDSLSYLQAWAMELLPQVMRKELPLTRDSYYSMKVDSVCDCDFPEIFGFKPAALQALVPLYLTGGTPRERYRMFRFKARR; encoded by the coding sequence ATGCAGATCAACAAGGTTTGTGTCATAGGGGGCAGCGGGTTTGTGGGCGGGCATATTGCACACTTGCTTGCTGCACAGGGACGCCGTGTACGCGTACCGGCTCGCAACCGCGAGCGCGCCAAAGAACTCATCGTTCTGCCGACCGTCGATGTAGTCCAAGCCAACGTCCATGTTGATGACGAGCTTAAGCAAGCGCTTACTGGCATGGACGCGGCAATCAATCTGGTGGGTATTTTGCACGAGGAGCGCAACGGAGATTTCAAGCGGGTGCACGTCGAATTGCCGCAAAGGATCGCCAGAATTTGCGCTAGCTTGGGGGTGAAGCGCATGGTGCACATGAGTGCCCTAAAAGCGGATCCCAACGGGCCAAGCGCCTACCTTCGCTCCAAAGGCGAAGCGGAAGCTGCGCTCAAGCAAACGACCCAAGGCCCTCAGCTTAGCGTGTTTCGTCCTTCAGTGATATTCGGCCGGGAGGACAATTTTCTCAATTTGTTTGCCAAACTTTTGAAATACTTTCCGGTGCTGTTTCTCGGGAGCCCGCAGGCGCGGTTTCAGCCGGTTTTCGTGGAGGACGTGGCGCGCGCCATCGTGTTCAGCCTCGACCGGCTGGAGACCTTTGGCAAGAGTTATGATTTGTGCGGACCTAAGGTGTATACGCTGCGCGAACTGGTGGAATATGTGGCGCAAGTTACGGGGCAACGGCGCCGCATCATCGGCTTGAGCGATTCACTGTCGTACCTGCAGGCGTGGGCAATGGAACTTCTGCCGCAAGTAATGAGGAAAGAATTACCGCTGACTCGCGATAGCTACTATTCGATGAAAGTAGACAGCGTGTGTGATTGCGATTTTCCTGAAATTTTCGGATTCAAACCGGCGGCGCTGCAAGCCTTGGTGCCGCTGTATCTCACCGGCGGCACACCGCGCGAACGCTATCGCATGTTTCGTTTCAAGGCGCGGCGCTAA
- the metK gene encoding methionine adenosyltransferase: MNEYLFTSESVSEGHPDKIADQVSDAVLDAIIAQDPRARVACETLVTTGLVLMAGEITTHATVDYNAVARQTVKRIGYDSSEIGFDYRSCSVLASFGKQSGDIAQGVDEGHGLDLEQGAGDQGLMFGYACDETPALMPMPIYLAHRLVERQAEVRRDGRLPWLRPDAKSQITIRYVDNKPKLIDTVVLSTQHAPDIEHPRVCEAVVEEIIKPVLPKAMLKDTRYLVNPTGRFVIGGPMGDAGLTGRKIIVDTYGGAAPHGGGAFSGKDPSKVDRSAAYAARYVAKNIVAAKLASKCLVQVAYAIGMARPVSLAVNTFGTGTISDDKIIKLIQAHFDLRPKGIIHALDLLRPIYHKTAAYGHFGRDEPEFTWEYTDKVELLRMDAGRTLETQVA; encoded by the coding sequence ATGAATGAATACCTGTTTACTTCCGAATCAGTTTCGGAAGGGCACCCAGACAAGATCGCGGATCAAGTGTCGGACGCCGTTTTGGACGCTATCATAGCTCAGGACCCGCGCGCGCGGGTAGCTTGTGAGACGCTGGTTACGACTGGCCTGGTGCTGATGGCCGGGGAGATAACAACGCACGCAACTGTCGACTACAATGCTGTAGCCCGCCAAACCGTGAAACGCATCGGCTACGACAGCTCGGAAATTGGCTTCGACTATCGGAGCTGTTCGGTGCTTGCTTCATTCGGCAAACAGTCCGGCGACATCGCCCAGGGCGTTGATGAAGGACATGGGCTGGATCTGGAACAGGGCGCGGGCGACCAGGGACTGATGTTCGGATATGCTTGCGACGAAACGCCGGCGCTGATGCCCATGCCAATTTATCTGGCACACCGACTGGTGGAGCGTCAAGCAGAGGTACGCCGTGACGGACGGCTCCCGTGGCTAAGACCCGATGCCAAATCGCAGATCACAATTCGCTACGTCGACAACAAGCCGAAGCTAATTGATACCGTCGTGCTTTCCACGCAACACGCGCCAGACATTGAACACCCGCGCGTCTGTGAAGCGGTTGTCGAGGAAATCATCAAGCCGGTGCTGCCCAAAGCCATGCTCAAAGATACGCGCTACCTGGTTAATCCCACGGGGCGTTTCGTAATCGGCGGGCCGATGGGCGATGCGGGGCTTACCGGGCGCAAGATTATCGTTGATACTTACGGCGGCGCAGCGCCGCACGGCGGTGGCGCATTTTCCGGCAAGGACCCTTCGAAAGTAGACCGTTCTGCTGCTTACGCCGCGCGCTACGTGGCAAAAAACATCGTGGCGGCAAAGCTTGCAAGCAAATGCTTGGTACAAGTCGCTTATGCAATTGGCATGGCACGTCCCGTGTCGCTGGCGGTCAATACGTTTGGCACCGGCACGATTAGCGACGACAAAATCATTAAGCTTATCCAGGCACATTTTGACCTGCGCCCGAAAGGGATTATCCATGCGCTCGATCTATTGCGCCCCATATATCACAAGACCGCTGCCTACGGACACTTCGGCCGTGACGAACCTGAATTTACCTGGGAGTACACCGACAAAGTCGAACTGCTGCGGATGGATGCCGGCCGCACACTTGAAACCCAGGTGGCTTAG
- a CDS encoding transglycosylase SLT domain-containing protein → MQKSLFALCIIFWSVLPVHADQGEDFLAAREAYVAGNIGRLDAYAKRLQDYVLEPYVAYWQMRARLESATPETVSAFILRYDDTLLADRLRGEWLKVLAKKDEWNLFSAEFPLLLNESVELTCYALQGRERNDDGTALLEARALWFSAQIQPDSCYPLFETMFKRKVLGPEDVWQRLRLALEAGDLAAAKRIIQYLPVKEAPNLRLIKSIADKPERYLARPDDDLKTRAGRELRLFALYRLARSDPQQAAGYLQKLEDRLNEQERDYAWAQIACNAAQKHDPDALSLYGEVRAGLLNDQQLAWKARAALLTQRWDTLLASIDALSPLERRQPNWRYWEARALRALGKNIEADAIFQSLSSEHHYYGQLAAEELGNEYRAPTIAYRPSEAEVSAVEQLPGIQRALALYRLGLRYEGNLEWEWDIRDFDDKQLLAAAEVARRNELYERAIFTANRTVQLHDFSMRYLAPYRNLMQEYVHQSNLDEAWLYGIIRQESRFSITARSNAGAIGLMQLMPATARWVAARIGEKGFHRSRVDDLDTNLNLGTYYLKHILDICGGQLVLATAAYNAGPTRARQWSMDVPMEGAVYVENIPLNETREYVKNVLSSTLYYASTFGKEIPSLKALLGTIPPRSQDRAMQVER, encoded by the coding sequence ATGCAAAAGTCTTTGTTCGCGCTTTGCATTATTTTTTGGTCTGTCCTGCCGGTGCACGCGGACCAGGGAGAGGATTTCTTGGCCGCGCGCGAAGCGTATGTGGCGGGAAATATCGGCCGCCTCGACGCCTACGCCAAACGTCTGCAAGACTACGTTCTCGAGCCTTATGTCGCTTACTGGCAAATGCGCGCCCGGCTTGAGAGTGCTACCCCCGAGACCGTCAGTGCGTTTATCCTGCGCTACGACGACACATTGCTTGCCGACCGTTTACGTGGAGAATGGCTCAAAGTACTCGCCAAAAAGGACGAGTGGAATTTGTTTAGCGCAGAATTTCCTCTGCTCCTCAACGAAAGCGTAGAGCTGACCTGTTATGCGTTGCAGGGGCGGGAGCGTAATGACGACGGTACCGCCCTCCTTGAGGCGCGGGCGTTGTGGTTTTCAGCGCAAATTCAGCCGGACAGCTGCTATCCATTATTCGAAACCATGTTCAAGCGTAAGGTGCTTGGACCGGAAGACGTATGGCAACGCCTGCGTCTCGCGTTGGAAGCGGGCGACCTCGCTGCTGCAAAGCGCATCATCCAGTACTTACCGGTGAAAGAAGCGCCCAATCTTCGGCTCATCAAAAGCATCGCCGACAAGCCTGAGCGTTATCTGGCAAGACCCGACGATGACCTGAAAACGCGCGCGGGACGTGAACTCAGGCTGTTTGCCTTATATCGCTTAGCGCGCAGCGATCCACAGCAAGCGGCAGGTTACCTGCAAAAGCTTGAAGACCGGCTCAACGAGCAAGAGCGAGATTATGCCTGGGCGCAGATTGCTTGCAACGCAGCCCAAAAGCACGATCCCGATGCGCTTTCTTTGTACGGCGAAGTTCGGGCCGGGCTGCTTAACGATCAGCAGCTTGCCTGGAAAGCGCGCGCGGCACTGCTGACACAGAGGTGGGACACGCTGCTCGCAAGCATCGATGCCCTGTCACCGCTGGAACGCCGCCAACCGAACTGGCGTTACTGGGAGGCGCGCGCGCTTAGAGCTCTGGGAAAAAATATTGAAGCAGACGCGATTTTTCAGTCGCTGAGCAGCGAGCACCATTATTACGGGCAATTGGCAGCCGAGGAGCTGGGAAATGAATACCGGGCGCCCACTATTGCGTACCGGCCCAGCGAAGCGGAAGTTTCCGCGGTGGAGCAACTGCCCGGCATACAGCGCGCACTGGCCTTGTATCGGCTGGGTTTGCGTTATGAAGGGAATCTGGAATGGGAATGGGATATCCGCGACTTCGATGACAAGCAGCTGCTTGCCGCTGCGGAAGTGGCAAGGCGCAACGAGCTGTACGAACGCGCTATTTTCACTGCCAATAGAACGGTGCAGCTGCATGATTTCAGCATGCGCTATCTTGCTCCATACCGAAATCTGATGCAGGAGTATGTGCACCAGTCTAATCTCGACGAAGCGTGGCTGTATGGCATCATCCGCCAGGAAAGCCGGTTCTCCATCACGGCGCGTTCTAACGCTGGCGCGATCGGGCTGATGCAGCTCATGCCGGCAACCGCGCGATGGGTCGCTGCGCGCATCGGTGAAAAGGGCTTCCATCGCTCGCGGGTTGACGACTTGGATACCAACCTTAATCTGGGCACGTATTACCTGAAACACATACTGGACATTTGCGGCGGTCAGCTGGTGCTTGCTACAGCCGCCTATAACGCGGGGCCTACGCGCGCTCGCCAATGGAGCATGGATGTACCGATGGAAGGCGCGGTTTATGTGGAAAACATTCCCCTTAATGAAACGCGCGAGTACGTAAAAAACGTGTTGAGCAGCACGCTATATTACGCCAGTACCTTTGGCAAAGAAATTCCTTCGCTCAAAGCCCTGCTTGGCACTATTCCGCCGCGCTCGCAAGATCGAGCGATGCAGGTCGAAAGGTAG